One Nicotiana tabacum cultivar K326 chromosome 23, ASM71507v2, whole genome shotgun sequence genomic window, TGTGATCAACTGTCTTTTTGcctgttcctaatttcaattttagattttcagatctaagttctaggacagttgtgtcaagtgcatgaacctggttcatgAATATAGtattttcactttcagtttcacaAGCCCTAAGTTTTAGGTTTTTGCACTTGGCTCtcaaaatcacacattctttgacaattgttccttttcattattcacatcctcagattcatcaattagcTCTAGTAGTAACTCatataacctttctttagacaaaaatttaatcttgtctttgagatgaaagacacttacctcagtttcttcatcagattctccaatgtcTATAAGTGCtcgttcatcatcatcatcatcatcatcatctgagctttctccccaagtagtgccttggttgatcctttgttGTTAATTTTCTtaggttgaacctgttccttcttcatgtttcttcgttcagctctttccttctttcattcaatttcccacaaaggacagtttttgatgtggtgattagtctttccacacttgtagcagccATCATTGGTTTGCTTCTCATGAGCTTTTGCCTTgttgtagcttccacttcttgaagaaccctttcctcttctcaggtacttcttgaagtctttgGTGATCAtatccatttcatcatcttctagatcagaacCGTCAGTGATTCTGAGAGCCACGCTTATTTCCTTCTTatgtgcatccattttcatggtttgtctcctaagttcataggcagtgagattccCAATCAATTCATCTAGTAGgagagtggcaatgttctttgattcctggaTGGCAGTGATCTTGCTTTCCCAAGTGATTGGCAAGATCCATGCAAGAATTTTCTCAACTCTTTCTTCTTCAGGGATAATCCTCCCAAGAGATTTTAGTTCATTTGTCAATGTaatgaaccttgtgtacatctcctgaATGGTTTCCCCATCCTTCATAATAAAATTCCCATACGGTGAATACAATAGAGTTCCACTGGATCTTTTTACCCGAGTTGTTCTTTCATGGGCCacttgcaatgtgtcccaaatttGCATAGCAGTGGAGCAACCTTGAATTCTGATATACTCAGCTGGACCAAGCCCACAAACAAgacatttcttggctttagcattcttctcccacttcTTCAAGTCCTCAGCATTGCAATCCACTCTTGATTTTGGCACATGTACTCCTTCAGCATTTTTTTTCAAGGTTGCCGATTGACCATCAGTGACAATGTCCCGCAACTCATAGTCTTCTCCTTGAATGTGATCTCTCATTCTGTTcctccaccaagagtagtactggccattaaagagtggtggcctagaAGTGGATTCCCCTTCCCAATTTTCTGgtagtgcactcatcttgatcttctcctaaggtgttagcctcttcaaggataacctgctttgataccaattgatgtatactttaataccacacaagaggggggcgatttgtgtggtgtccaatttttcacGTGCACAAATTATAGAAGGACATGGTTATTCTATGTGTTCCTTGTACTATTATTGTGGAATAGTAAatgtagaaagtaaagaacacaagtatttttacgtgaaaaataccaggctcaaaaggtgaaaaaatcacgaactactacccagtaggatttttcccaacacttcactaaatcattgAGCCAAAAACAATatttacaaaactcttgtaaacctaaggattacctctaatccttTTAGTAATCAGCCACAGGCTGTTGCGActgcttcaagttaactctaacttgaacaatataactagagtttacaacctcttgcaaacctaaggattaactctaacccttgTAGCAACACGCCACAGGTTGTAGCGactatttcaagttaactctaGCTTGAATAATACAACTCAGGTACCTAGTACAATTTTCTTCTAAGACAGCttaaaggtacaactcaaaatgtCTACTACAAtttgaacaagaaataaagaaagattcataaaactctttatggaattggttcttcaatctggttcgtgTAGCTTCAAAATCACACTCTTGAATCTCACAAGAATTGCttacaaaatgccttgctattttgctcttaaTTCGTGCTTTCACTTCTGTATGTGTATGTctgtaaaatgagaacatcctaAAATATATAaagttagtagaataggaaataactagaagtctaatgctttactcttccttAGTGGAAGAGTtatagttatcttcaacttctaactcttcccttatctaggatagagttctcttaGAGTAAAGAGTCCTCCTCTTTATCAATTATGCAATATTTTCGTTCAGGAGATACCAGATATAaccacttaagcttatctccttcacgtgcatacCTTGTGCTTGAATCTTTCCGTGTCTGTGTATActgtgtatggacctggttcatgcttgagtttCTTTGTAAATCATCAAAACAACTTACTTAGGGCAACAACATGaattcttgttaattctaattctatagacatataatattaggttagcttgaataagcGAGTGAAGCGTCGAAACAACTTCACGGGCATAATAAACCCTGCTAATCAATAAATTAGATAAATCAAGTGAGTAAATCAACCAGAAGAATGCAATAGGACAGACATTAATCCCGTAACATGGGACTATTCACATCTTATTGAATTCTTGCTAAGTGTTTGTTTGCTCTACTTGCGATCTTATTTTCCTGTTTGCTTATTAGTTTCGTAGTAATTTAGTTAACAAAAATCACCATCGTTTTCTTCACTATCACTTGAtcaataaatttataaatagttTAGATTGGATAATAGTTGATCATAAATTCTCGTGTGAACGATACTTTTTCATCACTCTagtacttgtcgatcgcgtataCTTGCGTATGCATATGGACCCAATAGACTTGAACTTGTGGTACAAAATCTGTCTAACGTGAACAATATTGAGGTGGGTTCGACTTGGTATGAGTCGTCGGAGCCACAAAACCTGAGTAGTTAATTGAAATAatggcaaagggccaaatatacccctgtacTATGAGAAAAGGTTTACATATACCCTTCGGTATACTTTTGGTCCAAATATATCCATGTTAtaatactattggttcaaatatacccctcttctGTTAAGTTTGTCCAAGGTGGACATCCAATCCTACTTGTCACTAatatttgatgaggtggatgACATATGTCATGCCACATCAGCTCCCCTAACCCATTTTAGCCctccctttatttatttttccactattaaaattttctttccccCCACCACTATTGCCATCATAACTGCCACTATTGTCGTGTTCCTTTGATTTATGAAAGATAAACCATTAAACGAACCTCTATATACGCCAAAGTTGATGAATAAACTACTtccacaaaaacaaaaatattgtcaAGATAAATTATTCCTATTTAAAAATTCATTACTATATAATAGTAGAGGTCAATGGCAACATGTCACGTCCCGAAcacagggagcgcgaccggcgctcaaccgagtaaacccagtcgagcaagcctaatttatattaacctctcatcattactcatgctgatttaccataacataattagatcttgactttcatattgaatacatttggctcaatggcccataatTTCTTTCTCATGATGGttacacaactttataaatagctgtaaatattgtgaacataaatacatgacaaaacttaaatctttaattacatgacccacagtgtacatggagcttctatgatgatagatacctaaatacataaaatgaactagacccaaacacctACTAGAACTGTAGTGGGATCACCATAAactgagtagtgaagaagatccctatcaaagatccatatcatcctgtagaagtatacctgcatctattaaaagatgcagcgcccccgacaaaagggacgtgagtacatgtggaatagtacgcgtatgtaaggcagtcaaaacaacatatgaaaatacggtaactcaaataatagacaaataaagtacatcaagaaactacgaaacatcccatagaatcacatttcaagtcttattatacttgcatcattctaaacttcttttaggatcaactgagccatatgaactatacatggaatacataatataatgtaattgtaacaacatgtacaaacaaggccaatgaaagcGGCACCTTCATCCCTTATTTTACACAAAtatatttcatagaccgtccttagtgttcacatatcatattatacacctatgcgactcatagaccgttcacagtatcACCTATATAATACACCTGTGTGTTTCATAGATTGTTCACAgtatcacctatacaatacaccTGTGTGTTGCATAGACCATTCACAGTGTTAacttacacaatacaaatacacctattcaagggattggaaatacaatatgaatatgatgaatcatggtaacagtAAAAGGGATTAGATAGCCGTTAACGACATgaaaatttattaagagcttccATTAAAATTAATAGATATTAAGTCagggatcctctataaccaccttcacacaaagcagccctgccgcctcaccccaacatatGTGGGTGAAGGTAtatcacgataccacaatctctacacaaagcgaccctgccacctcaccccaatatatgcgggtggaagtatatcacaataccataatctctacacaaagtggccctaccgcctcacgCAGTATATGCAGGTTGAGGTGTAACCACAATActacaatccctacacaaagcagctctgccgcctcaccccaatatatgcgggtggaggtgtaaccataatactacaatccctacacaaagcggctctgccgcctcaccccaatatatgcgggtggaggtgtaaccacaataccacaatccctacacaaagtggcTCTACCACCGCCACCCCAATATATATAGGTGGAGGTATAAACACAATACCACAATTTGGATTCTCAAATGATAATAGTTAGTACAAAAGATTTCCTTTCAAATCATACCCTTTGGCACCTTTGCTCTTAACAAGAATATAAGTTCATAAGATTTCGTCATATGTGAATTAGAATCTGATCATATTGAAGCCGTACAAAACTTTCTCCCCAAGGGAGGTATAACATAATTGAGTAAAAATAGAGAATGATTATGCACATGACCATATATATATACCCAAAGCGACAAGACTAGCGCTACTTTTGAGGTCGTAAGTTCCCggatcattggaatacttcatgttcatattcatgctcatcatggagaaataCACCTCATTAAATTAGCACATgtatggtaaatcaataagtcaatttcaatggcacatggccCAAATACGTTTTCCATAA contains:
- the LOC142177127 gene encoding uncharacterized protein LOC142177127; protein product: MSALPENWEGESTSRPPLFNGQYYSWWRNRMRDHIQGEDYELRDIVTDGQSATLKKNAEGVHVPKSRVDCNAEDLKKWEKNAKAKKCLVCGLGPAEYIRIQGCSTAMQIWDTLQVAHERTTRVKRSSGTLLYSPYGNFIMKDGETIQEMYTRVAENLENIFVMVGTIAGVEITESKNISGKD